A genomic segment from Corylus avellana chromosome ca5, CavTom2PMs-1.0 encodes:
- the LOC132181518 gene encoding UDP-glycosyltransferase 74F2-like (The sequence of the model RefSeq protein was modified relative to this genomic sequence to represent the inferred CDS: added 33 bases not found in genome assembly), protein MEGKAHGAHVLALPYPTQGHINPMLQFSKRLASKGVKATLATTVFIYNSMQPPSSESVQFDTISDGHDEGGFAQAESIPSYLARMEAIGSKTLADIIIKNKDTAHPVDCIIYDPFLPWALEVAKKFGLVGAAFFTQTCAVNLIYYYVHHGLLKLPISSTPISIPGLPPLELQDMPSFVSVSGSYPAYFEMVLNQFSNTDKADWVLVNTFYKLEVEVVDSMSKVCPLLTIGPTIPSIYLDNRVENDNDYGLNLFTIDDLSVCTDWLNTKPAGSVVYVSFGSLAHLSNKQMEELAFGLKGSNFYFLWVVKASEGEKLPENFVEEMGHKGLVVKWSPQVEVLSSKGVGCFFTHGGWNSTLEALCLGVPMVVMPQWTDQPTNAKFVEDVWKVGVRVEVDENGVVGREEIESCIRKVMEGERGKEMKENAKKWSNLAIEAVSEDGTSDKNIEEFVSKLIKASPMV, encoded by the exons GCGCTACCTTATCCAACACAAGGCCACATAAACCCGATGCTCCAATTCTCTAAGCGATTGGCCTCCAAAGGGGTTAAAGCTACACTTGCCACCACCGTCTTCATCTACAACTCCATGCAGCCCCCATCATCGGAATCCGTCCAGTTTGACACAATCTCCGACGGCCACGACGAAGGCGGCTTTGCCCAAGCCGAGAGCATCCCCTCCTATCTCGCTCGAATGGAAGCCATCGGCTCTAAAACGTTAGCCGACATCATTATAAAGAACAAAGACACTGCACACCCGGTTGATTGCATAATATATGATCCCTTTTTGCCTTGGGCTTTGGAGGTAGCCAAAAAGTTTGGCTTAGTTGGAGCCGCTTTCTTCACTCAAACTTGTGCTGTTAATCTCATATACTATTATGTGCATCATGGATTACTTAAGCTCCCGATTTCTTCCACGCCCATCTCTATTCCTGGTCTGCCGCCGCTTGAGCTTCAAGACATGCCATCTTTTGTTAGTGTGTCTGGCTCGTATCCAGCTTACTTTGAGATGGTGCTAAATCAATTTTCTAACACCGACAAAGCTGATTGGGTTCTTGTCAATACCTTCTACAAGCTCGAGGTTGAG GTTGTGGATTCAATGTCGAAAGTGTGTCCATTATTGACAATTGGCCCAACAATTCCATCTATCTACTTGGACAACCGTGTGGAAAACGACAATGACTATGGGCTTAACCTTTTCACAATAGACGACTTGTCAGTTTGCACTGATTGGCTCAACACTAAGCCAGCAGGATCTGTTGTTTATGTGTCGTTTGGCAGCCTCGCCCATTTAAGCAACAAGCAAATGGAGGAGTTGGCGTTTGGTTTAAAGGGAAGCAATTTCTATTTCTTGTGGGTGGTTAAAGCTTCGGAGGGGGAAAAGCTCCCGGAAAATTTTGTGGAAGAGATGGGCCATAAGGGGTTGGTGGTGAAATGGAGCCCCCAAGTAGAAGTGCTATCGAGTAAGGGCGTTGGGTGCTTTTTTACGCACGGCGGGTGGAATTCAACCCTTGAGGCATTGTGCTTGGGAGTGCCGATGGTGGTGATGCCACAATGGACGGATCAACCCACAAATGCCAAGTTTGTTGAGGATGTGTGGAAGGTGGGAGTTAGGGTTGAGGTGGATGAGAATGGCGTTGTGGGGAGAGAAGAGATTGAGTCATGCATTAGGAAAGtaatggagggagagagaggaaaagaaatgaaagagaatgCTAAGAAATGGAGTAATTTGGCTATTGAGGCAGTGAGTGAGGATGGCACTTCCGACAAGAACATTGAGGAATTTGTATCTAAATTGATCAAAGCAAGCCCAATGGTGTGA
- the LOC132181026 gene encoding anthocyanidin 3-O-glucosyltransferase 2-like, with amino-acid sequence MRRAELVFVPAPGVGHLVSLIEFAKCLIERDDRLSITVLVIKSPFANILDAFIQSITASHTRIKCILLPPVDPPPGEVFLSSVEKFVTDFIESHKSHVKEAIIGSVLSNSIPLAGLVVDMFCTAMIDVAHELGVPSYVYYPSNAAFLGYMLYLPTRHDQVGVEFSESDPESSIIPSYVNSVPSSALPSFAFNKEGGYISMVNHGRKYKEANGILVNSFHELESHAFSSFLADGIPPVYGVGPLINLKGEINSEANEAEHEKIRKWLDDQPPSSVVFLCFGSWGSFSAPQLKETALALERSGHRFIWSVRLDSLESPPGEKVAAPSDRPNLEEVLPVGFLERTREIGMICGWAPQVEVLAHKAIGGFVSHCGWNSILESLWHGVPIAAWPIYAEQQINSFLMVRDLGLAVELKLDYRLGGEVVAAEEIEKAVKCLMDGESEVRKRVKEMSEKSRKAVVNGGSSFASIGRLIESMLGNNVESTL; translated from the coding sequence ATGAGGAGAGCAGAGCTCGTGTTCGTCCCTGCCCCTGGAGTCGGTCACCTCGTATCATTAATCGAGTTCGCAAAGTGTTTGATTGAACGGGATGATCGTCTCTCCATCACCGTTCTCGTCATAAAGTCACCATTTGCGAACATCTTGGATGCCTTCATTCAATCAATCACTGCCTCCCACACCCGCATAAAATGTATTCTTCTTCCCCCAGTAGATCCTCCTCCGGGAGAGGTTTTCCTCAGCTCTGTTGAAAAATTTGTCACCGATTTCATTGAAAGCCACAAATCCCATGTCAAAGAAGCTATCATCGGCAGCGTGTTATCCAATTCCATTCCGCTTGCCGGGTTGGTGGTGGATATGTTTTGCACCGCCATGATCGACGTGGCACACGAGCTCGGTGTCCCATCTTATGTGTACTACCCTAGTAATGCAGCCTTTCTTGGCTACATGCTCTACCTTCCGACCCGGCATGACCAGGTCGGTGTCGAGTTTAGTGAGTCGGATCCTGAGTCGTCCATCATACCGAGTTATGTCAACTCGGTTCCTTCTAGCGCTTTGCCTTCATTCGCTTTCAACAAAGAAGGTGGGTACATCTCCATGGTCAATCATGGTAGAAAGTACAAAGAGGCCAACGGTATTCTCGTCAATTCGTTTCATGAGCTGGAATCCCATGCGTTCAGCTCGTTTTTGGCTGATGGGATCCCTCCTGTTTACGGAGTTGGGCCGTTAATTAACCTCAAGGGTGAGATAAATTCGGAGGCGAATGAGGCGGAACATGAGAAGATCAGGAAGTGGCTCGACGATCAGCCTCCATCATCCGTGGTGTTCTTATGTTTTGGGAGCTGGGGGAGCTTCAGTGCGCCGCAGTTGAAGGAGACCGCGCTTGCGCTCGAGCGGAGTGGGCACCGGTTCATCTGGTCCGTGCGTTTGGATTCTTTGGAATCCCCACCAGGTGAGAAGGTTGCAGCGCCGTCAGATAGGCCGAATCTCGAGGAGGTCTTACCCGTAGGATTCCTGGAAAGGACGAGAGAAATCGGAATGATATGTGGGTGGGCCCCACAAGTGGAGGTCCTGGCCCACAAGGCAATCGGAGGGTTCGTATCGCATTGTGGGTGGAACTCGATCTTGGAGAGCCTGTGGCATGGCGTGCCTATTGCCGCGTGGCCGATTTACGCGGAGCAGCAAATCAATTCCTTTCTGATGGTGAGGGATCTGGGTTTAGCTGTGGAGCTGAAATTGGATTATAGGCTCGGGGGTGAGGTTGTGGCGGCGGAGGAGATTGAAAAGGCAGTCAAGTGTTTGATGGACGGTGAGAGTGAGGTGAGGAAGAGGGTGAAAGAGATGAGTGAAAAGAGTAGGAAGGCTGTAGTGAACGGCGGATCTTCTTTTGCTTCAATTGGACGGTTGATTGAGAGTATGCTGGGAAACAATGTTGAATCAACGTTGTAG